The following proteins are co-located in the Mauremys reevesii isolate NIE-2019 linkage group 23, ASM1616193v1, whole genome shotgun sequence genome:
- the LOC120389269 gene encoding zinc finger and BTB domain-containing protein 8A-like isoform X2 gives MEISSHQFHLLQQLNEQRKQDLFCDCCILVEGKVFKAHRNVLFASSGYFKMLLSQSSKETSQPTTATFQAFSPDTFTVILDFVYSGKLSLTGQNVIEVMSAASYLQMTDVISVCKTFIKSSLDISEKEKDRYFSLSDKDVNSNGVERSCLYGADWRTENSPPHSHLNPDQGTCVMSGNAWSNFSYYPTSQRNAQQLAKHDQRQDSIKKTRHLGLQQSSDIPHYKSSKLEDRSSDPTSHVSQSEEEVQIDTEIDSAHAGYQYGQGSDVMPRSLGVAQQDHESPHSSSKSKSSKADEQYGNMPSILGVMGSWAEDDLPRMRFKCPFCTHVVKRKADLKRHLRCHTGERPYPCEIHQACKPICRKCKRHVTELTGQVVQEGTRRYRLCNECLAEAGIDSIRIDLEAEPQLEFPQEGDKDSRWHYSEDNRSDVEIVEDGSTDLVIQQVDDSEDEAEQEVKPNIR, from the exons ATGGAGATATCTTCCCATCAATTTCATCTCCTGCAGCAACTAAATGAGCAGCGCAAGCAAGACTTATTCTGTGACTGCTGTATCCTGGTTGAGGGAAAGGTTTTCAAAGCACATCGAAATGTGCTGTTTGCCAGTAGTGGTTATTTCAAAATGCTCCTTTCCCAGAGCTCAAAGGAGACAAGTCAGCCAACCACAGCTACCTTCCAGGCATTTTCTCCTGACACATTTACAGTTATTCTGGATTTTGTGTATTCTGGCAAACTCTCTCTCACTGGCCAGAATGTCATTGAGGTCATGTCAGCTGCTAGTTATCTTCAGATGACTGATGTTATTAGTGTTTGTAAGACCTTCATTAAGTCATCACTGGACATCAGTGAGAAGGAGAAGGATAGATATTTCAGCCTGTCAGACAAAGATGTAAATTCCAATGGTGTGGAACGCTCATGCTTGTATGGTGCTGATTGGAGAACAGAGAACAGTCCCCCGCATTCTCACTTAAATCCTGATCAAGGGACTTGTGTGATGAGTGGAAATGCTTGGAGCAATTTCAGCTACTATCCAACTTCTCAAAGAAATGCGCAGCAGCTGGCCAAACATGACCAAAGGCAGGATTCCATTAAAAAAACTAGACATTTAGGATTGCAACAATCTTCTGATATTCCCCATTATAAATCAAGCAAGCTTGAAGACCGATCCTCAGACCCCACTAGCCACGTTTCTCAATCTGAGGAGGAAGTCCAAATTGACACAGAAATTGACTCTGCCCATGCTGGATATCAGTATGGTCAGGGTTCTGATGTGATGCCAAGGAGCTTGGGTGTGGCACAGCAAGACCATGAATCACCCCATTCTTCTAGCAAGTCAAAGTCCTCAAAAGCAGATGAGCAATATGGCAATATGCCCTCAATTTTAGGTGTAATGGGGAGCTGGGCTGAAG ATGATCTGCCCAGGATGAGATTCAAGTGCCCATTCTGCACTCATGTGGTGAAGCGAAAAGCAGACCTAAAGCGCCACCTTCGTTGCCATACAGGAGAACGACCTTATCCATGTGAG ATTCATCAGGCCTGTAAGCCAATCTGCAGAAAGTGTAAGCGCCATGTGACTGAGCTGACGGGACAAGTGGTGCAAGAGGGGACAAGACGTTACAGACTCTGTAATGAGTGTCTGGCTGAAGCTGGTATAGACAGCATCCGCATTGACTTGGAGGCTGAACCACAGCTTGAATTTCCACAAGAAGGGGATAAAGATTCCAGGTGGCACTACAGTGAAGACAACAGATCTGATGTGGAGATTGTGGAGGATGGGTCTACTGACTTGGTCATCCAACAGGTTGATGATAGTGAAGATGAAGCAGAACAGGAAGTAAAGCCAAATATTAGGTAG
- the LOC120389269 gene encoding zinc finger and BTB domain-containing protein 8A-like isoform X1, which produces MEISSHQFHLLQQLNEQRKQDLFCDCCILVEGKVFKAHRNVLFASSGYFKMLLSQSSKETSQPTTATFQAFSPDTFTVILDFVYSGKLSLTGQNVIEVMSAASYLQMTDVISVCKTFIKSSLDISEKEKDRYFSLSDKDVNSNGVERSCLYGADWRTENSPPHSHLNPDQGTCVMSGNAWSNFSYYPTSQRNAQQLAKHDQRQDSIKKTRHLGLQQSSDIPHYKSSKLEDRSSDPTSHVSQSEEEVQIDTEIDSAHAGYQYGQGSDVMPRSLGVAQQDHESPHSSSKSKSSKADEQYGNMPSILGVMGSWAEDDLPRMRFKCPFCTHVVKRKADLKRHLRCHTGERPYPCEACGKRFSRLDHLSSHFRTIHQACKPICRKCKRHVTELTGQVVQEGTRRYRLCNECLAEAGIDSIRIDLEAEPQLEFPQEGDKDSRWHYSEDNRSDVEIVEDGSTDLVIQQVDDSEDEAEQEVKPNIR; this is translated from the exons ATGGAGATATCTTCCCATCAATTTCATCTCCTGCAGCAACTAAATGAGCAGCGCAAGCAAGACTTATTCTGTGACTGCTGTATCCTGGTTGAGGGAAAGGTTTTCAAAGCACATCGAAATGTGCTGTTTGCCAGTAGTGGTTATTTCAAAATGCTCCTTTCCCAGAGCTCAAAGGAGACAAGTCAGCCAACCACAGCTACCTTCCAGGCATTTTCTCCTGACACATTTACAGTTATTCTGGATTTTGTGTATTCTGGCAAACTCTCTCTCACTGGCCAGAATGTCATTGAGGTCATGTCAGCTGCTAGTTATCTTCAGATGACTGATGTTATTAGTGTTTGTAAGACCTTCATTAAGTCATCACTGGACATCAGTGAGAAGGAGAAGGATAGATATTTCAGCCTGTCAGACAAAGATGTAAATTCCAATGGTGTGGAACGCTCATGCTTGTATGGTGCTGATTGGAGAACAGAGAACAGTCCCCCGCATTCTCACTTAAATCCTGATCAAGGGACTTGTGTGATGAGTGGAAATGCTTGGAGCAATTTCAGCTACTATCCAACTTCTCAAAGAAATGCGCAGCAGCTGGCCAAACATGACCAAAGGCAGGATTCCATTAAAAAAACTAGACATTTAGGATTGCAACAATCTTCTGATATTCCCCATTATAAATCAAGCAAGCTTGAAGACCGATCCTCAGACCCCACTAGCCACGTTTCTCAATCTGAGGAGGAAGTCCAAATTGACACAGAAATTGACTCTGCCCATGCTGGATATCAGTATGGTCAGGGTTCTGATGTGATGCCAAGGAGCTTGGGTGTGGCACAGCAAGACCATGAATCACCCCATTCTTCTAGCAAGTCAAAGTCCTCAAAAGCAGATGAGCAATATGGCAATATGCCCTCAATTTTAGGTGTAATGGGGAGCTGGGCTGAAG ATGATCTGCCCAGGATGAGATTCAAGTGCCCATTCTGCACTCATGTGGTGAAGCGAAAAGCAGACCTAAAGCGCCACCTTCGTTGCCATACAGGAGAACGACCTTATCCATGTGAGGCATGTGGAAAAAGATTTAGCAGGCTAGACCACCTAAGTAGCCATTTTCGAACA ATTCATCAGGCCTGTAAGCCAATCTGCAGAAAGTGTAAGCGCCATGTGACTGAGCTGACGGGACAAGTGGTGCAAGAGGGGACAAGACGTTACAGACTCTGTAATGAGTGTCTGGCTGAAGCTGGTATAGACAGCATCCGCATTGACTTGGAGGCTGAACCACAGCTTGAATTTCCACAAGAAGGGGATAAAGATTCCAGGTGGCACTACAGTGAAGACAACAGATCTGATGTGGAGATTGTGGAGGATGGGTCTACTGACTTGGTCATCCAACAGGTTGATGATAGTGAAGATGAAGCAGAACAGGAAGTAAAGCCAAATATTAGGTAG